A genomic window from Armatimonadota bacterium includes:
- the truA gene encoding tRNA pseudouridine(38-40) synthase TruA, whose translation MANIKLVVEYDGTGYSGFQRQSARPTIQGELEAALGRLLREQVTITAAGRTDAGVHALGQVVNFPTTRNLPAERVPRAVNRVLPREIVVAAAQEVGDDFHARRLAKSRRYQYTILNRDRPSALVGRFAHRVGGRLDVAAMRQAAAELVGEHDFAAFEAAGSPTASTVRQLTTLRVGRLGDLVIVVLEADRFLYQMARIMVTALLAAGRGEMEPAQMRRLRESRDRGRIGPPAPPHGLCLVRVTY comes from the coding sequence ATGGCGAATATCAAGCTGGTGGTGGAGTACGACGGCACCGGCTATAGCGGGTTTCAACGGCAGTCAGCGCGGCCGACGATCCAGGGGGAGCTCGAGGCGGCGCTGGGGCGGCTGCTGAGAGAGCAAGTCACAATCACGGCGGCGGGCAGAACCGACGCCGGAGTGCACGCGCTGGGGCAGGTGGTGAACTTCCCTACCACCAGGAACCTGCCGGCCGAGCGCGTGCCGCGGGCGGTGAATCGGGTGCTGCCGCGTGAGATCGTGGTCGCGGCCGCACAGGAGGTCGGCGACGATTTCCACGCGCGGCGCCTGGCGAAGAGCCGCCGCTACCAGTACACGATCCTGAACCGGGATCGGCCGTCGGCGCTGGTGGGGAGATTCGCCCACCGCGTCGGCGGCAGGCTCGACGTGGCGGCGATGCGCCAAGCGGCGGCGGAGCTCGTGGGTGAGCATGATTTCGCCGCCTTCGAGGCGGCGGGCAGCCCCACCGCCTCCACCGTGCGGCAGCTGACGACGCTGCGCGTGGGGCGGCTGGGCGACCTGGTGATCGTGGTGCTGGAGGCGGACCGCTTCCTCTACCAGATGGCGCGCATCATGGTCACCGCGCTGCTCGCAGCCGGGCGGGGGGAAATGGAGCCAGCGCAGATGCGGCGCCTGCGCGAAAGCAGGGACCGTGGCCGCATCGGGCCCCCGGCACCGCCCCACGGGCTGTGCCTGGTGAGGGTGACGTACTGA